The following is a genomic window from Plasmodium berghei ANKA genome assembly, chromosome: 9.
AAGGAAAGGGAAAAaggaagaagaaaaaagaaGGTGTAAAAACTTATTTCCttttcaattatataaCTGAAAATTTTCGCAAAaatttaagaaaatattatagatAACCTTCTCAAATTTATAAGGTAATTGTTTGGTTAATAATTTGAGCGCATTCATAGGGTGCGTCTACATATACGGCATGAGATGAATTttccaaaataaaatttttagagaaaggaaaaaaatttttaataatttgatCATAATCGGGTATAGTATAAGCCAGATCTGATTTTTTTGCTATAACAAAACTACAGggattcatatatttatatttttcataatttaatgggaaatttgtaatattatgaatttcattatatatagtttcaacatttatattccatgttaatttatttttttgttcattttctttaagtgacatacaaataaattgtGAAAATGAATCTGGAATATCTGGTAATTCTTCCtttaaatatgttaaaaattcgaatttatttttcggatttttatttatttttatattatataatgttttactcatttttttaatactatAAGGTAATGCaatttctatattattagaattataattataaggtaatatatccattattattaaatgtgAAAATAACCCTGGATTTTTTAATGCAGTATACATGGATACTTTTCCACCCAAACTAAAACCAACTAAACAAcaactttttatatttaatttacttaatacattttttatatcttcttctatattattatatttcatattatcTGTATGTTTAGACTCTCCATGGTTTGGTAAGTCtaatgatattattttatttgatttaagcattttattaaaattacggaaattttttttacttccATAACAAccatgtaataataaaataggaATATCATTTGtttcttctttatatatactactATTATTACGCATTGTAAAAGATATTCCATCAATCATATATACAGTTTCTTTATCagcat
Proteins encoded in this region:
- a CDS encoding alpha/beta hydrolase, putative, which produces MSSGLLYKLNKFYRINKSIYNSFSCGNTILNCKFKGKICTLNGKGANKNRAFFSYGSYNNADKETVYMIDGISFTMRNNSSIYKEETNDIPILLLHGCYGSKKNFRNFNKMLKSNKIISLDLPNHGESKHTDNMKYNNIEEDIKNVLSKLNIKSCCLVGFSLGGKVSMYTALKNPGLFSHLIIMDILPYNYNSNNIEIALPYSIKKMSKTLYNIKINKNPKNKFEFLTYLKEELPDIPDSFSQFICMSLKENEQKNKLTWNINVETIYNEIHNITNFPLNYEKYKYMNPCSFVIAKKSDLAYTIPDYDQIIKNFFPFSKNFILENSSHAVYVDAPYECAQIINQTITL